One genomic window of Numida meleagris isolate 19003 breed g44 Domestic line chromosome 1, NumMel1.0, whole genome shotgun sequence includes the following:
- the LOC110399895 gene encoding atherin-like, with the protein RHRTPRLRAARRPTLPDPSAGEGAWPRARRGRGERERKPTRPPACVRAAPAQPRARTRDARPRHGLCVTAAENARARPPVWPAPIAAAAASPPRGWERNRRPRRHLPAPPPPTIILPHGARAPPASPPSPVPRERARSAREGSSRRCRPPPPPIPSMELAPPR; encoded by the coding sequence CGTCATCGCACCCCGCGCCTGCGCGCCGCGCGCCGACCGACCCTCCCCGACCCCTCAGCGGGGGAGGGGGCGTGGCCCCGCGCGCGGCGAGGGCGGGGAGAAAGGGAGCGGAAACCAACGCGGCCCCCCGCGTGCGTGCGTGCCGCGCCTGCTCAGCCGCGCGCGCGCACCCGGGACGCCCGCCCCCGCCACGGACTTTGCGTGACGGCGGCGGAGAACGCGCGCGCCCGCCCTCCCGTGTGGCCAGCGCCTATcgcggccgccgccgcctctCCTCCTCGCGGCTGGGAGCGGAACCGACGGCCGCGCCGGCACCTCCCCGCCCCTCCCCCTCCTACTATTATCCTCCCGCACGGCGCGCGCGCTCCCCCAGCCAGCCCCCCCTCCCCGGTGCCTCGGGAGCGCGCCCGCTCGGCGAGGGAGGGATCGAGCCGGCgctgccgcccgccgccgccgcctaTCCCCTCCATGGAGCTCGCGCCGCCCCGCTGA